A genomic window from Bos javanicus breed banteng chromosome 13, ARS-OSU_banteng_1.0, whole genome shotgun sequence includes:
- the SPINT4 gene encoding kunitz-type protease inhibitor 4 isoform X2 yields MKLIELGFLLGLFTSLLTTPLMGDRCKMPLNFGSCYDIQFRYFYNITSGLCESFVYTGCDGNLNNYRLKIECQMTCEKKYIKPSGETPIS; encoded by the exons ATGAAATTGATCGAGCTGGGATTTCTTCTGGGGCTCTTCACCTCCTTGCTGACTACTCCATTAATGGGTG ATCGCTGCAAGATGCCGCTCAATTTTGGCAGCTGCTATGACATTCAGTTCAGATATTTCTACAACATTACCTCTGGATTATGTGAAAGTTTTGTCTACACTGGCTGTGATGGCAATCTTAACAACTACAGGCTTAAAATAGAATGTCAAATGACCTGtgagaaaaaatacataaa ACCATCTGGGGAAACTCCCATCAGCTAA
- the SPINT4 gene encoding kunitz-type protease inhibitor 4 isoform X1, giving the protein MKLIELGFLLGLFTSLLTTPLMGGMTQITDMICKKFKDRCKMPLNFGSCYDIQFRYFYNITSGLCESFVYTGCDGNLNNYRLKIECQMTCEKKYIKPSGETPIS; this is encoded by the exons ATGAAATTGATCGAGCTGGGATTTCTTCTGGGGCTCTTCACCTCCTTGCTGACTACTCCATTAATGGGTGGTATGACTCAGATTACTGACATGATATGTAAAAAATTCAAAG ATCGCTGCAAGATGCCGCTCAATTTTGGCAGCTGCTATGACATTCAGTTCAGATATTTCTACAACATTACCTCTGGATTATGTGAAAGTTTTGTCTACACTGGCTGTGATGGCAATCTTAACAACTACAGGCTTAAAATAGAATGTCAAATGACCTGtgagaaaaaatacataaa ACCATCTGGGGAAACTCCCATCAGCTAA